In one Corallococcus sp. EGB genomic region, the following are encoded:
- a CDS encoding ATP-binding cassette domain-containing protein: MIEARNLHKRFGSVTAVHDVSFTAEDGVITGLLGPNGAGKTTTLRMLYTLVRPDGGTATVDGVDVAKQPEVARRALGVLPDARGLYPRLTAREHARYFGELHGLSGAALDARVEELVELLDMKDIADRRTEGFSQGERVKVALARALVHGPRNVLLDEPTNGLDVMATRSVRTLLRKLKAQGCCVVFSSHVMQEVAALCDRIVVVARGQVVADGTADALRAATGKDSLEEAFVSVIGSEQGLRE, encoded by the coding sequence ATGATTGAAGCCAGGAACCTGCACAAGCGCTTCGGCTCCGTGACGGCCGTGCACGACGTGTCCTTCACCGCGGAGGACGGCGTCATCACGGGCCTGCTGGGCCCCAACGGCGCGGGCAAGACGACCACGCTGCGCATGCTCTACACGCTGGTGCGCCCGGACGGCGGCACCGCCACCGTGGACGGCGTGGACGTGGCGAAGCAGCCGGAGGTGGCAAGGCGCGCGCTGGGCGTGCTGCCGGATGCGCGCGGCCTCTACCCGCGCCTCACCGCGCGCGAGCACGCGCGGTACTTCGGCGAGCTGCACGGGCTGTCCGGCGCCGCGCTCGACGCGCGCGTGGAGGAGCTGGTGGAGCTCTTGGACATGAAGGACATCGCGGACCGGCGCACGGAGGGCTTCAGCCAGGGCGAGCGCGTGAAGGTGGCGCTGGCGCGCGCGCTGGTGCACGGGCCCCGCAACGTGCTCCTGGACGAGCCCACCAACGGCCTGGACGTGATGGCCACGCGCTCCGTGCGCACGCTCCTGCGCAAGCTGAAGGCGCAGGGCTGCTGCGTGGTGTTCTCCAGCCACGTGATGCAGGAGGTGGCCGCGCTGTGTGACCGCATCGTGGTGGTGGCGCGCGGGCAGGTGGTGGCGGACGGGACGGCGGATGCGCTGCGCGCGGCCACCGGCAAGGACAGCCTGGAGGAAGCCTTCGTGAGCGTGATTGGCAGCGAGCAGGGGTTGCGCGAATGA
- a CDS encoding alpha/beta hydrolase: MLCARGLPRAGGWTAVTGGILSHPLAAPPGRRPGRWLALAVLAALSLAGCSQAGGGAQASESASGRRMALKPCRLDGVAAQTLCGTLEVFEDRAAAKGRKISLRVVVVPALAAEPKADPLFFLAGGPGQAASRTRILPALERIRRQRDIVFVDQRGTGDSHPLDCEALSPSRKSLAERFEDREDADVIPQCRKGWDADERLYTTSIAMDDLDDVRAALGYRQVNLWGISYGTRAALVYMRQHPDRVRTAILDGVAPMGQYLPLYAARDGQRALDLLLEACTKDSVCAKAYPDLRTRTEALLAKLEAAPAKVHLAHPRTGVPEDFTLTRRVFLSELFSLLYSPDVASLVPLMLDRAAKDDWTPFVALSLGLTDEVARTTSRGMFMAVVCAEDAPFFTEEDAEREAKGTWFGPRMALDVKRACAKWPQANVPPSFREPVKSDIPTLLLSGELDPVTPPPWGEEAKRTLTHSLHVVVPGLGHNTVGADCARTLMAEVLARGSVEGLTPDCGAGLKRPPFFTSFAGPVP; the protein is encoded by the coding sequence ATGCTATGCGCCAGGGGACTCCCCCGTGCTGGAGGTTGGACCGCCGTGACAGGTGGCATCTTGTCTCACCCCCTCGCCGCGCCCCCGGGACGTCGCCCGGGGAGGTGGCTCGCGCTGGCGGTGCTGGCGGCGCTGTCGCTCGCGGGCTGCTCCCAGGCCGGCGGCGGAGCCCAGGCCTCGGAGAGCGCGTCCGGGCGGCGGATGGCGCTGAAGCCGTGCCGGCTGGACGGGGTGGCCGCGCAGACGTTGTGCGGCACGCTGGAGGTCTTCGAGGACCGCGCGGCGGCGAAGGGGCGCAAGATTTCGTTGCGCGTGGTGGTGGTGCCCGCGCTCGCGGCGGAGCCGAAGGCGGATCCGCTGTTCTTCCTGGCGGGCGGCCCCGGCCAGGCGGCGTCCCGCACGCGCATCCTGCCCGCGCTGGAGCGCATCCGCCGCCAGCGCGACATCGTCTTCGTGGATCAGCGCGGCACGGGGGATTCGCACCCGCTGGACTGCGAGGCGCTGAGCCCCTCGCGCAAGTCGCTGGCGGAGCGCTTCGAGGACCGCGAGGACGCGGACGTGATTCCCCAGTGCCGCAAGGGCTGGGACGCGGACGAGCGGCTCTACACCACGTCCATCGCGATGGATGACCTGGACGACGTGCGCGCGGCGCTGGGCTACCGGCAGGTGAACCTGTGGGGCATCTCCTACGGGACGCGCGCGGCGCTGGTGTACATGCGCCAGCACCCGGACCGCGTGCGCACCGCCATCCTGGATGGCGTGGCCCCCATGGGGCAGTACCTGCCGCTGTACGCCGCGCGCGACGGCCAGCGCGCCCTGGACCTGCTGCTGGAGGCGTGCACGAAGGACAGCGTCTGCGCGAAGGCGTATCCGGACCTGCGGACGCGCACGGAAGCGTTGCTCGCGAAGCTGGAGGCCGCGCCCGCGAAGGTGCACCTGGCGCACCCGCGCACGGGCGTGCCGGAGGACTTCACGCTCACCCGGCGCGTCTTCCTGTCGGAGCTGTTCTCGCTGCTCTACAGCCCGGACGTCGCGTCGCTGGTGCCGCTGATGCTGGACCGCGCCGCGAAGGATGACTGGACGCCCTTCGTGGCGCTGTCCTTGGGGCTCACCGACGAGGTGGCGCGCACCACCAGCCGGGGCATGTTCATGGCCGTGGTGTGCGCGGAGGACGCGCCCTTCTTCACGGAGGAGGACGCCGAGCGCGAGGCGAAGGGCACCTGGTTCGGCCCGCGCATGGCGCTGGACGTGAAGCGCGCGTGCGCGAAGTGGCCCCAGGCGAACGTGCCCCCGAGCTTCCGCGAGCCCGTGAAGTCGGACATCCCCACGCTGCTGTTGTCCGGGGAGCTGGACCCGGTGACGCCGCCGCCCTGGGGCGAGGAGGCGAAGCGGACGCTGACGCACAGCCTGCACGTGGTGGTGCCGGGGCTGGGCCACAACACCGTGGGCGCGGACTGCGCGCGCACGCTGATGGCGGAGGTGCTCGCGCGCGGCAGCGTGGAGGGCCTGACGCCGGACTGTGGCGCGGGCCTCAAGCGGCCGCCCTTCTTCACCTCCTTCGCTGGCCCCGTTCCGTAG
- a CDS encoding LEA type 2 family protein — protein sequence MPMKKRAFLVLFTLSLTTLAGCATLQSLLNGAFQKPTLRFKTARLADASLSDATVDLVYELENPNSLGLKLASVDYAFFVEGKQLVAGKPKEGLNLKANGKSQLVFPANVKFADIAPVVTTFLDKDVAAFKAQGTLGIQTPLGVLRFPLEKEGTFPVPKIPQVQFQAPRITHVTLSGATVEFPLAITNRNAFPLPVAGITGALKVAGANVGNLSTGNLGMLDGSGTKQVTLPLTINFASAASAAMALRSGGNAQVSLTGNLTSDAQSVPLNLSQLVNFTK from the coding sequence ATGCCCATGAAGAAACGCGCGTTCCTGGTCCTCTTCACCCTGTCGCTCACCACGCTCGCCGGCTGCGCCACGCTGCAGAGCCTGCTCAACGGCGCCTTCCAGAAGCCCACCCTGCGCTTCAAGACAGCGCGGCTGGCGGACGCCTCCCTGTCCGACGCCACGGTGGACCTGGTGTACGAGTTGGAGAACCCCAACAGCCTGGGCCTGAAGCTGGCGTCCGTGGACTACGCCTTCTTCGTGGAGGGCAAGCAGCTGGTGGCCGGCAAGCCGAAGGAGGGCCTGAACCTCAAGGCCAACGGCAAGAGCCAGCTTGTCTTCCCCGCCAACGTGAAGTTCGCGGACATCGCGCCGGTGGTGACCACGTTCCTGGACAAGGACGTGGCGGCCTTCAAGGCGCAGGGGACGCTGGGCATCCAGACGCCGCTGGGCGTGCTGAGGTTCCCCCTGGAGAAGGAGGGCACCTTCCCCGTGCCCAAGATTCCGCAGGTGCAGTTCCAGGCGCCGCGCATCACCCACGTCACGCTCAGCGGCGCCACGGTGGAGTTCCCGCTGGCCATCACCAACCGCAACGCCTTCCCGCTGCCGGTGGCGGGCATCACCGGGGCGCTCAAGGTGGCGGGCGCCAACGTGGGCAACCTGTCCACGGGCAACCTGGGCATGCTGGACGGCAGCGGGACCAAGCAGGTGACGCTCCCGCTGACCATCAACTTCGCGAGCGCCGCGTCCGCGGCCATGGCCCTGCGCTCGGGCGGCAACGCCCAGGTGAGCCTGACGGGCAACCTGACCTCGGACGCGCAGTCCGTGCCCCTGAACCTGAGCCAGCTCGTGAATTTCACGAAGTAG